The following proteins are encoded in a genomic region of Thiomonas sp. X19:
- the mltG gene encoding endolytic transglycosylase MltG: protein MTAGLLAFALFAYWALAPMRLSATPLDFSVKPGSTARAAAAQIRTQGADLSPRLFYWLARLSGQGTQLKAGSYEIEQGTSPWQLLQKMARGDQSLLAVTVPEGWTFAQFLQALNMAPGLDHDAAGMSDAQIMQRIGAPPNMPPEGWFFPDTYLYARNSLELTVLKRAYHAMQRQLTSAWDAREPGLPLQTPYQALILASVVEKETGSPSDRSKIAGVFINRLRNGMPLQSDPTVIYALGTRYTGALTRKNLQTDSPFNTYVHAGLPPTPIALPGDAALQAVLHPAATRALYFVARGDGSSAFSDTLAEHNAAVDRYILKRTP from the coding sequence CGCTTACTGGGCGCTGGCACCGATGCGGCTGAGCGCAACGCCGCTGGACTTCTCCGTCAAGCCCGGCAGCACGGCGCGTGCGGCCGCCGCGCAAATTCGAACCCAGGGCGCCGATCTCTCGCCGCGCCTGTTCTATTGGCTAGCGCGGCTGAGTGGGCAGGGCACGCAGCTCAAGGCCGGCAGCTATGAAATCGAGCAGGGCACGAGCCCTTGGCAACTGCTGCAGAAAATGGCGCGTGGCGACCAATCCTTGCTGGCCGTGACCGTGCCCGAAGGCTGGACCTTCGCCCAATTTCTGCAGGCGCTCAACATGGCCCCGGGGCTCGATCACGATGCCGCCGGGATGAGTGATGCGCAAATCATGCAACGCATCGGCGCTCCGCCGAATATGCCGCCCGAAGGCTGGTTTTTCCCCGATACTTATTTGTATGCTCGCAATTCTTTGGAACTCACCGTCCTCAAGCGCGCCTACCACGCCATGCAGCGCCAATTGACCAGCGCTTGGGATGCGCGCGAACCCGGCTTGCCGCTGCAAACCCCGTACCAGGCGCTGATCCTGGCTTCGGTCGTGGAGAAGGAAACCGGAAGCCCGAGCGACCGCAGCAAAATTGCCGGTGTCTTCATCAATCGCCTGCGCAATGGCATGCCGCTGCAAAGCGATCCCACCGTGATTTACGCCCTGGGCACGCGCTATACCGGGGCGCTCACGCGTAAGAATCTGCAGACCGACTCGCCGTTCAACACCTATGTGCACGCCGGCCTTCCGCCCACGCCCATCGCCCTGCCCGGGGACGCTGCGCTGCAGGCCGTGCTGCATCCGGCTGCCACCCGGGCCTTGTATTTCGTCGCGCGTGGCGATGGCAGCAGCGCGTTTTCCGATACTTTGGCCGAGCACAATGCGGCGGTCGACCGTTACATCCTCAAGAGAACTCCGTGA
- a CDS encoding ABC transporter substrate-binding protein: MGAFTTLNRFVLAAATVVAFGAMAQAQEVVNIGYTGPLSGGAAQYGKNVLSGIEMGVNEVNAAGGVTVKGKKYTFKVVALDDQYNPAQAAINGRRLVEQDKTPVIFCPHSGGIFALQTFNTQANFLLMAYSSVPRITETGNKLTIRIPPSFASYVPAYVRNEMRLFGKNVGLAPSDTDYAKAWVKVFREGWEKDGGKVVADNPMSYNKSADFYAGVSRVLATKPDAMFVGGPSEPTALVIKQARDLGFKGGFAVMDQAKFDEMAKVLGGYAPMNGSIGVLPLVSDTRPAMQAFVASYARSHGGKEPTSEMALNYTMVHALAAALKMAGSVSDPAEIRAQLPAALKSLPAAQNPQDFTGIDSNGGTESDAPLALIENGKLRQVKTSDLMQ, encoded by the coding sequence ATGGGCGCGTTCACAACCTTGAATCGATTTGTACTGGCTGCAGCGACGGTCGTGGCGTTCGGCGCGATGGCGCAGGCACAGGAGGTTGTCAATATCGGCTACACGGGGCCACTCAGCGGCGGTGCGGCGCAGTATGGCAAGAACGTGCTGTCGGGCATCGAGATGGGGGTCAATGAGGTCAACGCCGCAGGTGGCGTGACCGTCAAGGGAAAGAAATACACCTTCAAAGTAGTAGCCCTGGACGACCAGTACAACCCGGCCCAGGCGGCCATCAACGGCCGCCGATTGGTGGAACAGGACAAGACCCCGGTGATTTTTTGCCCGCATTCGGGCGGCATTTTCGCGCTGCAGACCTTCAACACCCAGGCCAATTTCTTGCTGATGGCCTACTCCAGCGTGCCGCGTATCACTGAGACCGGCAACAAACTGACCATCCGCATTCCTCCGTCCTTTGCCAGCTATGTGCCGGCCTATGTGCGCAACGAGATGAGGCTGTTCGGGAAAAACGTCGGGCTGGCGCCATCCGACACGGACTACGCCAAAGCCTGGGTGAAAGTCTTCCGCGAGGGTTGGGAAAAGGATGGGGGCAAAGTGGTGGCAGACAACCCGATGTCCTACAACAAATCCGCCGATTTTTACGCCGGGGTCAGCAGGGTGCTGGCGACCAAGCCCGATGCGATGTTCGTCGGTGGCCCATCGGAGCCGACGGCGCTGGTGATCAAACAAGCGCGCGATCTGGGCTTCAAAGGCGGGTTCGCGGTGATGGATCAAGCCAAGTTCGATGAAATGGCCAAGGTCCTGGGTGGCTATGCTCCGATGAACGGCTCGATCGGTGTGCTGCCCCTGGTTTCTGACACGCGCCCGGCCATGCAGGCCTTCGTCGCGTCCTACGCCAGGAGTCACGGCGGCAAGGAGCCGACCTCCGAAATGGCGTTGAACTACACCATGGTGCATGCGCTGGCTGCAGCGCTCAAGATGGCCGGCAGCGTGAGCGACCCGGCTGAGATCCGCGCGCAGTTGCCTGCTGCGCTCAAGTCTTTGCCCGCGGCTCAGAATCCGCAGGACTTCACCGGCATCGACTCCAACGGCGGCACCGAATCCGATGCGCCTTTGGCCCTGATCGAAAACGGCAAGCTGCGTCAGGTCAAGACCAGCGATTTGATGCAATGA
- a CDS encoding TatD family hydrolase, translating into MALTDSHCHLNFPGLREQMDSVLAAMRDNGVTRAMNICTQIEEFDDVLACAVKHPHIWATVGVHPDQEGLTEPSAAQLALLASHPRVLALGETGLDYYRLEARSVADMEWQRDRFRAHIDAARQVRKPLVIHTRSSAEDTLVILKEQGAEDVGGVFHCFTESWDVARQALDLGFYISLSGILTFKNAKELQDVAKKLPEDRILVETDSPYLAPTPYRGKTNQPAYTRFVARCLAELRQCAEEQIEDFTEQNFNRLFMPESTFNTSHA; encoded by the coding sequence ATGGCCCTGACCGATTCCCACTGCCACCTCAATTTTCCCGGACTGCGCGAACAGATGGACAGCGTGCTTGCCGCCATGCGCGACAACGGCGTGACGCGAGCCATGAATATCTGCACCCAGATCGAGGAATTCGACGACGTGCTGGCCTGCGCCGTGAAGCACCCGCACATCTGGGCCACCGTTGGCGTCCACCCCGACCAGGAGGGGCTGACCGAGCCATCGGCCGCGCAACTGGCCTTGTTGGCCAGCCATCCCCGCGTCCTCGCCTTGGGCGAGACCGGACTCGACTACTACCGACTCGAAGCTCGCAGCGTGGCCGATATGGAGTGGCAGCGCGACCGCTTTCGTGCCCATATCGACGCAGCGCGCCAAGTGCGAAAGCCGCTGGTCATCCACACCCGATCGTCGGCCGAAGACACACTGGTCATCCTGAAAGAGCAGGGCGCCGAGGACGTCGGCGGAGTATTCCACTGCTTCACCGAGAGTTGGGACGTTGCCCGCCAGGCGCTCGACTTGGGTTTCTACATCTCACTCTCCGGCATCTTGACATTCAAGAATGCCAAAGAGTTGCAAGATGTTGCGAAGAAATTACCTGAAGATCGCATTCTGGTCGAGACCGATAGCCCCTATCTCGCCCCCACGCCTTACCGTGGCAAAACCAACCAGCCGGCCTACACCCGCTTCGTCGCGCGTTGCCTTGCCGAATTGCGCCAATGTGCTGAAGAACAGATTGAAGATTTCACAGAGCAGAATTTCAACCGTCTTTTCATGCCTGAAAGCACATTCAACACTTCTCATGCATAA
- a CDS encoding crotonase/enoyl-CoA hydratase family protein, with amino-acid sequence MQYVNVDVDEAICTITLNRADKRNAVNGAVAAQLRAAFERFESDDALRVAVLTGAGGNFCAGADLAALGDPALRNELDPAGQGSGPMGPTRMHLSKPLVAAINGYAVAGGLELALLADLRVADEDAVLGVFCRRWGIPLIDGGTVRLPRIVGMGRALDLILTGRPVHAPEALAMGLVNRTTPSGGALAAAQMLARQIAKFPQLCMLTDRRSVYAQWDLPLAEALRQEGARGVPIVFAEGEAGACRFSQGVGRHGHFNA; translated from the coding sequence ATGCAATACGTCAATGTGGACGTCGATGAGGCAATTTGCACCATCACACTGAACCGAGCCGACAAGCGCAACGCCGTCAACGGCGCCGTCGCCGCACAACTGCGGGCGGCGTTTGAGCGCTTCGAGTCTGATGACGCCTTGCGGGTGGCGGTCTTGACCGGTGCGGGCGGCAATTTTTGCGCCGGCGCCGATCTGGCGGCCTTGGGTGACCCTGCCCTGCGCAATGAACTCGATCCCGCAGGGCAGGGGAGCGGCCCGATGGGTCCGACTCGGATGCATTTGTCCAAGCCGCTGGTTGCAGCGATCAATGGCTATGCGGTTGCAGGGGGCCTGGAACTGGCCCTGCTGGCCGACCTGCGCGTGGCTGACGAAGACGCGGTTTTGGGAGTTTTTTGCCGGCGCTGGGGGATTCCGCTGATCGACGGCGGCACGGTACGGCTGCCCCGCATCGTGGGCATGGGGCGCGCGCTCGACCTGATCTTGACAGGGCGCCCGGTCCACGCTCCCGAGGCCCTGGCCATGGGGCTGGTCAACCGTACCACCCCGTCAGGCGGCGCGCTGGCGGCCGCGCAGATGTTGGCGCGTCAGATCGCGAAGTTTCCGCAATTGTGCATGCTGACCGATCGCCGCTCTGTCTATGCGCAATGGGATTTGCCCCTGGCCGAAGCTCTGCGGCAAGAAGGCGCGCGGGGTGTTCCGATTGTTTTCGCCGAGGGCGAGGCCGGCGCCTGCCGCTTTTCCCAAGGCGTCGGTCGCCACGGTCATTTCAATGCTTAA
- a CDS encoding DNA polymerase III subunit delta' — translation MLDFPAILLHGATGLGVWDALDSTAATLLCESPMPAKATSPIPLPGFARQACGQCPACRLRQAGTHPDLKRLLPEALALELGMGQAADTEEATSAEKRNPSKDVSIDAVRSLVDWSHTTSHRGGFKVAMVYPLDAMGAPAANSLLKTLEEPPPNLYFLTGTHRLDRVLPTLRSRCRLQAMPRPQAADALRALQAREIAHPEQVAHWCHHAVHEPEPASGMDWARSLLQTVTAGQGARAAGAAGSMPQMPVAVAALQKLCVDMMRTQFRQQPLYLPADQSVLGRLASIASAPRLLAFWQRLGDYSRTAAFPLHANLTAEALVLEFKQLFTRSAH, via the coding sequence ATGCTTGATTTTCCGGCAATTCTCTTGCACGGAGCCACTGGTCTCGGTGTTTGGGATGCGCTCGACAGCACAGCCGCAACGCTGCTGTGTGAAAGCCCGATGCCGGCGAAAGCCACCAGCCCCATACCCTTGCCGGGCTTCGCACGCCAGGCCTGCGGCCAATGCCCGGCATGCCGCTTGCGCCAAGCCGGTACCCACCCGGACCTCAAGCGGCTCCTGCCCGAGGCCTTGGCCCTGGAGCTGGGCATGGGGCAGGCGGCCGACACGGAAGAGGCAACGAGTGCCGAGAAGCGCAACCCCAGCAAGGACGTCAGCATCGACGCGGTACGCAGTTTGGTGGACTGGTCGCACACCACCAGCCACCGCGGCGGCTTCAAGGTGGCTATGGTCTATCCGCTCGATGCCATGGGCGCACCCGCGGCCAATTCACTTCTTAAAACACTGGAAGAACCACCTCCAAATCTCTATTTTTTAACGGGAACTCATCGACTCGACAGAGTCCTTCCCACCTTGCGCAGCCGCTGCCGGCTCCAGGCCATGCCCAGGCCCCAGGCAGCGGATGCATTGCGCGCATTGCAGGCGCGGGAGATCGCGCATCCCGAGCAGGTCGCCCATTGGTGTCATCACGCCGTGCATGAACCCGAGCCCGCGAGCGGAATGGACTGGGCGCGCAGCCTGTTGCAAACCGTGACTGCGGGGCAGGGGGCCAGGGCAGCCGGCGCGGCAGGCTCCATGCCCCAGATGCCGGTCGCCGTGGCCGCACTGCAAAAACTCTGCGTCGACATGATGCGCACCCAGTTCCGCCAACAACCCCTGTATTTACCGGCTGACCAATCGGTGCTGGGACGCTTGGCGAGCATCGCCTCTGCGCCTCGTCTTCTGGCTTTCTGGCAGCGACTCGGCGATTACAGCCGCACCGCCGCCTTTCCCCTCCATGCGAATCTCACGGCGGAAGCCCTGGTCCTAGAATTCAAACAATTGTTCACTCGGAGCGCGCACTGA
- a CDS encoding PilZ domain-containing protein — translation MATPNAAASPGASTARPSVIQLAIKEKPALYAAFIPFLTEGGIFIPTTREYRLGDDVYLLLTIMDNPQRFPVAGKVAWITPANAAGNKTQGIGVRFPADEKARQLRQVIEEILGPTAEIASRATHTL, via the coding sequence ATGGCCACACCCAATGCAGCCGCCTCACCTGGGGCCTCCACCGCCCGCCCCAGCGTGATCCAACTGGCGATCAAGGAAAAACCCGCGCTGTACGCCGCCTTCATTCCGTTTTTGACCGAAGGCGGCATCTTCATTCCGACGACGCGGGAATATCGCCTGGGTGACGACGTTTATCTGCTGCTGACCATCATGGACAATCCCCAGCGCTTCCCGGTGGCCGGGAAAGTCGCATGGATCACGCCGGCCAATGCGGCGGGTAACAAGACCCAAGGAATCGGCGTGCGTTTTCCAGCCGACGAAAAAGCCCGGCAATTGCGCCAGGTGATTGAAGAAATCCTCGGTCCCACGGCCGAAATCGCCAGCCGCGCGACCCATACCCTATAA
- a CDS encoding IS110-like element ISCARN20 family transposase — MAMRKRDDDLVFPNAAGIDVGGSSHWVAVPRQACDEPVREFGAMTDDLHAMADWLLACGVDTVALESTGVYWIPVFEVLEQRGLTVFLVDARQMKYVPGRKSDVQDCQWLQKLMSLGFLRAAFRPTDEVCVVRAVARQRDVLLAEQASWVQRMQKALVQMNIQLTEVLTDVMGLTGQAIIRAIVAGERDPKTLARYRNARVKASETEIAKALTGNWRDEHLFVLRQALAMYDDIARHLGECDAKLQGLLSQLGAAKVDLGKTPRAGSKLRAQFDARQILANWAGVDLTRINGLGLAAVMKILSEVGPNLSRFANVKHFCSWLGLCPGTKISGGKVLSAKTRRSANRVRQALKMAAMSLSHSDSALGAFYRRLSGRMDKPRANTATAHKLARMVYFMLTRGEAFVDQGQQRYEDQQRERSIVALKRRAAALGFQIHPNPVPA; from the coding sequence ATGGCGATGCGCAAGCGAGATGATGATCTGGTCTTCCCCAACGCGGCGGGTATCGACGTAGGAGGGTCGAGCCACTGGGTGGCGGTACCCCGGCAAGCCTGCGACGAACCGGTGCGCGAGTTCGGTGCGATGACCGACGATCTGCACGCCATGGCCGACTGGCTGCTCGCGTGTGGGGTCGACACCGTGGCGCTGGAGTCCACCGGGGTGTACTGGATCCCGGTGTTCGAGGTGCTGGAGCAACGCGGCTTGACGGTGTTTTTGGTCGATGCGCGGCAGATGAAGTATGTGCCTGGGCGCAAGAGCGATGTGCAGGACTGCCAGTGGTTGCAGAAGTTGATGAGCCTGGGGTTCTTGCGCGCGGCGTTCCGCCCGACCGATGAGGTCTGTGTGGTGCGTGCCGTGGCCCGTCAGCGCGACGTGCTCTTGGCCGAGCAGGCCAGTTGGGTGCAGCGCATGCAAAAGGCGCTGGTGCAGATGAACATCCAGCTCACCGAGGTTCTGACCGATGTCATGGGACTGACGGGACAAGCCATCATCCGCGCCATCGTCGCTGGCGAGCGCGACCCCAAGACGCTGGCCCGGTATCGCAACGCTCGTGTCAAGGCCAGTGAGACGGAGATTGCCAAGGCCTTGACGGGCAATTGGCGCGATGAGCACCTGTTCGTGCTGCGCCAGGCGCTGGCGATGTATGACGACATTGCCCGGCACCTGGGCGAATGCGACGCCAAGCTGCAAGGACTGCTGAGCCAGCTTGGCGCGGCCAAGGTCGATCTGGGCAAGACGCCTCGTGCAGGCAGCAAGCTGCGCGCGCAGTTCGACGCACGCCAGATTCTGGCCAACTGGGCCGGCGTCGATCTCACGCGCATCAACGGCCTGGGTCTGGCTGCGGTGATGAAGATCCTCTCGGAGGTCGGCCCCAACCTGAGTCGCTTTGCCAACGTCAAGCACTTCTGTTCTTGGTTGGGGCTGTGTCCGGGCACGAAGATCAGCGGCGGCAAGGTGCTGTCAGCCAAGACCCGGCGATCCGCCAATCGGGTCAGGCAGGCGCTGAAGATGGCCGCGATGAGCCTGTCGCACAGCGACTCGGCCCTCGGCGCGTTCTACCGCCGCTTGTCGGGCCGCATGGACAAGCCGCGTGCCAATACCGCCACCGCGCACAAGCTGGCGCGCATGGTGTATTTCATGCTGACGCGTGGCGAGGCGTTCGTCGATCAAGGCCAGCAGCGCTATGAAGATCAGCAGCGCGAGCGCTCAATCGTCGCCCTCAAGCGCCGCGCCGCTGCCCTTGGCTTCCAGATCCATCCAAACCCGGTGCCAGCATGA
- the tmk gene encoding dTMP kinase: MNPTSHQGLFITLEGIDGAGKTTQFEAVVAALRAAGRRVTATREPGGTPLGERIREILLAEPMTTTTEALLMFAARQEHVLRVIEPALLQGHDVVCDRFTDATLAYQGAGKGIPQDRLQTLARWVHPGLKPDFTFLIDVPAEVAARRLQTQQRQPDRFERESLEFFARVRQQYLHLAASEPARWVVIDGTQGLDQVRQDVIQNLRKKLQLHD, encoded by the coding sequence GTGAACCCAACTTCGCACCAAGGCCTGTTCATCACGCTGGAGGGCATCGACGGCGCCGGCAAGACCACCCAGTTCGAAGCCGTTGTCGCCGCCTTGCGCGCTGCGGGCCGACGTGTGACGGCCACGCGGGAGCCGGGCGGCACACCGCTGGGCGAGCGCATCCGCGAGATTTTGCTGGCCGAGCCCATGACCACCACCACCGAAGCGCTGTTGATGTTCGCCGCACGCCAGGAGCATGTGCTGCGGGTGATCGAACCGGCCTTGCTGCAAGGGCACGATGTCGTCTGCGACCGCTTCACCGATGCCACGCTGGCGTACCAGGGCGCCGGCAAGGGTATCCCGCAAGATCGCTTGCAAACCCTGGCGCGCTGGGTCCACCCCGGTTTGAAGCCGGATTTCACCTTCCTCATCGACGTGCCCGCCGAGGTGGCCGCACGCCGCTTGCAAACGCAGCAGCGCCAGCCGGACCGCTTCGAGCGCGAATCGCTCGAATTTTTCGCTCGTGTGCGTCAGCAGTATCTCCATCTTGCCGCTTCAGAACCCGCACGTTGGGTTGTGATCGACGGCACGCAGGGCTTGGATCAGGTGCGTCAAGACGTGATCCAAAACCTGAGGAAAAAATTGCAACTCCATGATTGA
- a CDS encoding ankyrin repeat domain-containing protein, with amino-acid sequence MHNMNRSFHTLVLAVLLSFFLGLAQAGSFTDFFRAVDVDDVGAVQSLLAQGFDPNAVNAKGDSALYLALRDKSLKVAKLLIEQPKINLNQLNPSDENALMIASLLGDESLVRLMVERGAEINKPGWTPLAYAATNGHTQIVKYLLDHSAYIDAAAPNGTTPLMMAAYFGHSATVKLLLDEGADASLKNQMGFTALDLAQQRDHKDTANLLASYQLKGPKDSKEPAQAHW; translated from the coding sequence ATGCATAACATGAACAGAAGCTTTCATACCCTTGTTTTAGCAGTATTATTGAGTTTTTTTCTTGGCTTGGCTCAAGCTGGTTCGTTCACCGATTTTTTTCGCGCCGTTGATGTGGATGATGTCGGCGCCGTTCAGTCTCTGCTTGCCCAGGGTTTTGACCCCAATGCGGTGAATGCCAAGGGCGATTCAGCTTTGTACCTGGCCCTGCGCGACAAGTCGTTGAAGGTTGCCAAATTATTGATTGAGCAGCCGAAAATCAATCTGAACCAACTCAACCCAAGCGATGAAAACGCCTTGATGATCGCCAGCCTGCTCGGTGATGAAAGCTTGGTCCGCCTCATGGTCGAGCGCGGCGCGGAAATCAACAAGCCGGGTTGGACGCCACTGGCCTACGCGGCGACGAATGGGCATACCCAGATCGTCAAATACCTGCTCGACCATTCAGCCTATATCGACGCCGCAGCCCCCAACGGCACGACGCCTCTGATGATGGCCGCCTATTTTGGTCACAGCGCCACCGTCAAACTGCTGCTGGACGAAGGTGCCGACGCTAGCTTGAAGAACCAGATGGGTTTTACCGCCCTGGATCTGGCCCAGCAGCGCGACCACAAAGACACAGCGAATTTGCTTGCCAGCTATCAACTTAAAGGGCCCAAAGACTCCAAAGAGCCAGCTCAGGCCCATTGGTAA